In the genome of Acidobacteriota bacterium, one region contains:
- a CDS encoding DUF1552 domain-containing protein codes for MTITKMSLPRRTVLRGLGAAVALPLLDAMVPAASALSRTAAAPTRRFGVVYVPNGIAMEYWTPAEEGKGFELTPILHPLAAFRDQMTVVSGLRGYWTPAHAGASTTFLTGAAGVAGETAPVADISMDQLLAREYGRHTELGSLQLAIDSRANAGQCSGNHSCVYTNTICWRSRTTPLPMENNPRVVFEQMFGDSGSTDPAVRRARMARDRSILDSVTGKVADLKREVGPADSLKVDEYLEGVRDIERRIERAEQRQDFDLPELAQPEGIPATFADHVALMFDLQVLAHQTDLTRVTSFMLGREVSSRTYTEIGIADAHHPLSHHEYNPEKIASMSKINAYHASMFADYLAKLRSTPDGDGSLLDNMLLLYGCGMSDSNAHSPLNLPVLLLGGCAGQLEGGRHIRYQGDPLMPNLLVTLMDKLGVPVERLGKSDGRLSVERLTGV; via the coding sequence ATGACCATCACCAAGATGTCGCTGCCCCGCCGAACCGTGCTGCGCGGGCTGGGCGCCGCGGTGGCCCTGCCCCTGCTGGACGCCATGGTCCCCGCCGCGTCGGCGTTGTCGCGAACCGCGGCCGCGCCCACCCGGCGCTTCGGCGTCGTCTACGTGCCCAACGGCATCGCGATGGAGTACTGGACACCGGCCGAGGAAGGGAAGGGGTTCGAGCTCACCCCGATCCTCCATCCGCTGGCGGCGTTCAGGGACCAGATGACGGTGGTCTCGGGCCTCCGGGGCTACTGGACCCCGGCCCACGCCGGGGCGTCGACGACCTTCCTGACCGGGGCGGCGGGCGTCGCCGGCGAGACGGCGCCGGTGGCCGATATCTCCATGGACCAGCTCCTGGCCCGGGAGTACGGCCGGCACACCGAGCTGGGGTCGCTCCAGCTCGCCATCGACAGCCGGGCCAACGCCGGCCAGTGCAGCGGCAACCACAGCTGCGTTTACACCAACACCATCTGCTGGCGCAGCCGGACCACGCCGCTGCCGATGGAGAACAACCCGCGCGTGGTGTTCGAGCAGATGTTCGGCGACAGCGGGAGCACCGATCCCGCCGTCCGCCGCGCCCGCATGGCGCGCGACCGCTCGATCCTCGACTCCGTGACCGGCAAGGTCGCCGACCTCAAGCGCGAGGTCGGGCCGGCCGACAGCCTCAAGGTCGACGAGTACCTCGAGGGCGTGCGCGACATCGAACGGCGCATCGAGCGGGCCGAGCAGCGGCAGGACTTCGACCTGCCGGAGTTGGCCCAGCCGGAGGGCATTCCCGCCACGTTCGCCGACCACGTCGCGCTGATGTTCGACCTGCAGGTGCTGGCCCACCAGACGGACCTGACCCGCGTGACCTCGTTCATGCTGGGGCGCGAGGTGAGCTCGCGGACCTACACCGAGATCGGCATCGCCGACGCGCACCACCCGCTCTCACACCACGAGTACAACCCCGAGAAGATCGCGTCGATGTCCAAGATCAACGCGTATCACGCGTCGATGTTCGCCGACTACCTGGCGAAGCTCCGCTCGACACCGGACGGCGACGGATCGCTGCTCGACAACATGCTGCTCCTCTACGGCTGCGGCATGTCCGACAGCAACGCGCACAGCCCGCTCAATCTGCCGGTTCTGCTGCTCGGGGGATGCGCGGGACAGCTCGAGGGCGGACGCCACATCCGCTACCAGGGCGACCCGCTGATGCCGAACCTGCTGGTGACCCTGATGGACAAGCTGGGGGTTCCCGTCGAGCGGCTGGGGAAGAGCGACGGTCGGCTCAGCGTGGAGCGTCTGACGGGCGTGTAG
- a CDS encoding DUF1592 domain-containing protein, with amino-acid sequence MVRHRGRSSHRQPVHPHGHPDRPSRRPRPRTGRAPRPARRQGRHADRSVREARHGDTPDALARQPAAQPESHSTRPARPDDCLPPRKSQGDGTSTDVRRYDRGMEASMVTGAGSMVRVLVILIGVLAASGGTHIAIAQAPEPAVAASADSVRATLDRFCVRCHNDRLRTADLTLDTHDLADVGADAETWEKVIVKLRARTMPPAGNPRPAEETYRTVAAWLETAIDAVALARPDPGRGETFHRLNRAEYHAAVRDLLAVDVDVAELLPADDTYEHGFDNNGDVLSISPDLVGRYLSAARRISRLAVGIAPIGPTVATYRVHPGLVQDERQDDLLSFGSRGGVAIRHYFPVDGEYTIRVRLHRNFSDYIIGYAAPQELDVRVDGARVERFAVGDADSVGQMAPLSFSGNIVGDPEWEYYMNTGDAHLEVRFPAKAGQRTVGVSFVRRAAELEGVLQPRNRGYGRFVDERYDEDAAVEQVAIGGPYTVEGPGDTPSRREIFVCRPDGVATAEEEEACAGRILGKLARRAYRRPVDDGDVEGLLDFFRAGRRDGGFDDGIQFALERMLVDPEFLFRIERDPEDAAPGTPYRLGDLELASRLSFFLWSSIPDDELLEAATDGRLGDPAELERQTRRLLADARSKALVDNFASQWLRLRNLESQERESADYPEFDENLREAFRRETELFVESTIREDRSLLELLSANYTFVNERLARHYGIRGIYGDRFRRVTLDPDHPRGGLLGHGGLLMVTSYPNRTSPVVRGKWLLETILGAPPPEPPPNVPGLPDRGEGGEPASVRERLERHRANPACAGCHAPMDPLGFALENFDAIGIWRDTSEAGQPIDASATMPSGVAFEGPAGLRRVLLNRGEDFAATVTEKLLAYALGRGLEYTDRPAVRRILHAAADDDYRWSSIVLGIVKSAPFQWRRARTDEPALVAGGLPPDGR; translated from the coding sequence ATGGTCCGTCATCGCGGTCGGAGTAGCCATCGCCAGCCTGTTCATCCGCATGGACACCCGGATCGCCCGTCTCGACGACCACGTCCGCGGACAGGGCGAGCGCCTCGCCCGGCTCGAAGGCAAGGTCGACACGCTGATCGCAGCGTTCGTGAAGCCCGGCACGGTGACACCCCCGACGCCTTAGCACGACAACCGGCGGCGCAACCAGAGTCGCACTCCACCCGACCGGCCAGACCCGACGATTGCCTTCCCCCTCGAAAGAGTCAGGGAGACGGCACCAGCACAGACGTTCGGCGGTATGATCGCGGCATGGAAGCGTCGATGGTGACTGGAGCCGGTTCCATGGTCCGAGTCCTCGTGATCCTGATCGGCGTGCTCGCCGCCTCCGGCGGCACGCACATCGCAATCGCCCAGGCCCCGGAGCCCGCGGTCGCTGCGTCCGCAGACTCGGTTCGAGCAACGCTCGACCGGTTCTGCGTGCGCTGCCACAACGACCGGCTGCGCACGGCCGATCTGACCCTCGACACGCACGATCTCGCGGACGTCGGCGCCGACGCCGAGACCTGGGAGAAGGTCATCGTCAAGTTGCGCGCGCGGACGATGCCGCCCGCGGGCAACCCGCGACCGGCCGAGGAAACGTACCGCACCGTTGCCGCCTGGCTGGAGACGGCCATCGACGCTGTGGCCCTGGCCCGTCCCGACCCCGGCCGCGGCGAGACGTTCCATCGCCTGAACCGGGCCGAGTATCACGCCGCGGTCCGCGACCTGCTCGCGGTCGACGTCGACGTCGCCGAGCTGTTGCCGGCCGACGACACCTACGAGCACGGCTTCGACAACAACGGCGACGTGCTCTCGATCTCGCCGGACCTGGTGGGACGGTACCTCTCGGCCGCGCGCCGGATCAGCCGCCTCGCCGTCGGCATAGCGCCCATCGGTCCCACCGTCGCGACCTACCGGGTGCATCCCGGCCTGGTGCAGGACGAGCGGCAGGACGACCTGCTGTCGTTCGGCTCGCGCGGCGGCGTCGCGATTCGGCACTACTTCCCCGTCGACGGCGAGTACACGATACGGGTCCGCCTCCACCGGAACTTCTCGGACTACATCATCGGCTACGCGGCGCCCCAGGAGCTGGACGTGCGCGTGGACGGCGCCCGCGTCGAGCGGTTCGCGGTCGGCGACGCCGACTCGGTGGGGCAGATGGCCCCGCTGAGCTTCTCGGGGAACATCGTCGGGGACCCCGAGTGGGAGTACTACATGAACACCGGCGACGCCCACCTGGAGGTCCGCTTCCCGGCGAAGGCGGGCCAGCGGACGGTGGGCGTCTCGTTCGTGAGGCGGGCGGCCGAGCTGGAAGGGGTGCTGCAGCCGCGCAACCGGGGCTACGGCCGCTTCGTCGACGAGCGGTACGACGAGGACGCGGCGGTCGAGCAGGTCGCGATCGGCGGCCCTTACACCGTCGAAGGTCCCGGCGACACGCCGAGCCGCCGCGAGATCTTCGTCTGCCGGCCTGACGGGGTGGCCACGGCCGAAGAGGAGGAAGCCTGCGCCGGCCGCATTCTCGGCAAGCTGGCCCGCCGGGCGTACCGCCGGCCCGTCGACGACGGGGACGTCGAGGGGCTGCTCGACTTCTTCCGCGCCGGGCGGCGTGACGGCGGCTTCGACGACGGCATCCAGTTCGCGCTGGAGCGGATGCTGGTCGACCCCGAGTTCCTGTTCCGCATCGAGCGCGATCCGGAGGACGCCGCGCCGGGGACGCCCTACCGCCTCGGCGACCTGGAGCTGGCGTCCCGGCTGTCGTTCTTCCTGTGGAGCAGCATCCCCGACGACGAGCTGCTGGAGGCCGCGACCGACGGGCGCCTCGGCGACCCGGCGGAGCTGGAGCGGCAGACGCGCCGCCTGCTCGCCGACGCCCGCTCGAAGGCCCTCGTCGACAACTTCGCGAGCCAGTGGCTGCGCCTGCGCAACCTCGAGTCGCAGGAGCGCGAGTCGGCCGACTATCCCGAGTTCGACGAGAACCTGCGCGAGGCGTTCCGGCGCGAGACCGAGTTGTTCGTCGAGAGCACGATCCGCGAGGACCGGAGCCTCCTCGAGCTGCTGAGCGCGAACTACACGTTCGTCAACGAACGCCTGGCCCGGCACTACGGCATCCGCGGGATCTACGGCGACCGCTTCCGGCGGGTGACGCTCGACCCCGACCATCCGCGCGGCGGCCTCCTCGGCCACGGCGGCCTCCTGATGGTGACCTCCTATCCCAACCGGACGTCGCCGGTGGTGCGCGGGAAGTGGCTGCTCGAGACCATCCTGGGGGCGCCGCCGCCCGAGCCGCCGCCGAACGTGCCGGGGCTGCCGGACCGCGGCGAGGGGGGCGAGCCGGCGTCGGTGCGCGAGCGGCTCGAACGGCATCGCGCCAACCCGGCCTGCGCGGGCTGTCACGCGCCGATGGATCCGCTCGGCTTCGCCCTCGAGAACTTCGATGCGATCGGCATCTGGCGCGATACCAGCGAGGCCGGCCAGCCGATAGACGCGTCGGCGACGATGCCCAGCGGGGTCGCGTTCGAGGGGCCGGCGGGCCTGCGGCGCGTGCTGCTGAACCGGGGCGAGGACTTCGCCGCCACCGTCACCGAGAAGCTGCTGGCCTATGCGCTCGGCCGCGGACTCGAGTACACCGACCGTCCCGCGGTGCGCCGGATTCTGCACGCTGCCGCGGACGACGACTATCGTTGGTCCTCGATCGTGCTCGGCATCGTGAAGAGCGCGCCGTTCCAGTGGCGCCGCGCGCGAACCGACGAGCCGGCGCTGGTGGCCGGGGGGTTGCCCCCCGACGGCCGGTAG
- a CDS encoding DUF1549 domain-containing protein: protein MMHTHFRALDATIRVGLLLALGALLVLAAGAAAPARGQEFPPEDLEHFESRIRPVLAERCYQCHGADAERIFGGLVLVDAAGVRAGGDSGAVVVPGAPDDSLLIDVIRYDGPIRMPPDGRLPAAVVADFERWVARGAVDPRVSDVPVVAARSDSGAAYDFGPGREHWAYRPMARPEPPAVGDPAWARNAIDRFVLARLEAEGLTPVASAGKRQLLRRVTFDLTGLPPTPAEVDAFLADERPDAYERVVERLLASPRYGERWGRHWLDVARYADSNGLDENIAHPNAFRYRDWVIDAFNADKPYDRFVQEQIAGDLLPAAGDEERFSSLAATGFLTLGAKVLAEQDVDKMVIDIVDEQVNVIGRSFLAEPVGCARCHDHKFDPIPTADYYALAGILRSTRTMVGENRVGRWVERPLADEETVARYEAAQELVEAAQEAVDDLVDAQNEDLRRPRRQALAAYLLAAEEAYPAWGDDEESQRRGNEEIAGIASREGLEAAVLERWVRAFFRYREGPPVQGDGPNPSVVFQIWNAYAAAPPERYQEVTDELRALIASEKVLIAPLTRSLVRGPAPRSLEEVAWRYSSLFAVIEIAWDQHLQRLGLEDEEALTPADFRLPREQEELRRLVYDGRLCILCLDQEAEEALYPPDAVAEVARLRTVVEEREAASPPEPPYAMSVEEGEIVDLPVHIRGSHLNLADTPQPRGFLRVTDHIVPPPPIPADASGRLELARWITHPEHPLTARVMANRIWHWHFGRGLVDTPSNFGATGSVPTHPELLDWLARRFVDGGWSVKALHREILLSSTYRLGAGYDAANAAVDPGNRLHWRMNRRRLEVEPIRDALLQVAGTLDLTMGGRVEEYNQRGYVFSEGNTFGRFAFYGAPRRSVYMPVVRNAIYEIFAGFDFGNASDSVGARPATVVPSQALLMMNSAFVEERAGEFAGRLLAMQVESDAARVERAFVEAYGRPAADVEIEESLAFLAAMRETAPGGGDADRFAWTRLCHVILGASEFIYVD, encoded by the coding sequence ATGATGCACACACATTTCCGGGCGCTGGACGCCACGATCCGGGTCGGCTTGCTGCTCGCTTTGGGCGCTCTTCTCGTGCTGGCCGCGGGCGCCGCCGCCCCGGCGCGCGGGCAGGAGTTCCCGCCGGAGGACCTAGAGCACTTCGAGTCGAGGATCCGCCCGGTGCTCGCCGAGCGCTGCTACCAGTGCCACGGCGCCGATGCCGAGCGCATCTTCGGCGGACTGGTGCTGGTGGACGCCGCCGGGGTCCGCGCGGGCGGCGACAGCGGCGCCGTCGTCGTGCCCGGCGCGCCGGACGACAGCCTGTTGATCGACGTCATCCGCTACGACGGACCGATCAGGATGCCGCCCGACGGCCGGCTGCCGGCCGCGGTGGTCGCCGACTTCGAGCGCTGGGTGGCCCGCGGCGCGGTGGACCCGCGCGTTTCCGACGTCCCGGTCGTCGCGGCCCGGTCCGACAGCGGGGCCGCCTACGACTTCGGTCCGGGCCGCGAGCACTGGGCGTACCGGCCGATGGCCCGTCCCGAGCCGCCCGCCGTCGGCGACCCGGCCTGGGCGCGCAACGCGATCGACCGGTTCGTCCTGGCCCGGCTGGAGGCGGAGGGGCTGACCCCGGTCGCCTCCGCCGGCAAGCGGCAACTGCTGCGGCGGGTCACGTTCGACCTGACGGGCCTGCCGCCGACCCCGGCCGAGGTCGACGCGTTCCTCGCCGACGAGCGTCCCGACGCCTACGAGCGGGTGGTCGAGCGGCTGCTGGCGTCGCCCCGCTACGGCGAGCGCTGGGGACGGCACTGGCTCGACGTCGCCCGCTACGCCGACTCGAACGGGCTGGACGAGAACATCGCGCACCCGAACGCGTTCCGCTACCGCGACTGGGTCATCGACGCGTTCAACGCCGACAAGCCCTACGACCGGTTCGTGCAGGAGCAGATTGCCGGCGACCTGCTGCCGGCGGCCGGCGACGAGGAGCGGTTCTCGAGTCTCGCCGCGACCGGATTCCTGACCCTCGGCGCGAAGGTGCTGGCCGAGCAGGACGTCGACAAGATGGTCATCGACATCGTCGACGAGCAGGTGAACGTCATCGGCCGGTCGTTCCTCGCCGAGCCCGTCGGCTGCGCCCGCTGCCACGACCACAAGTTCGACCCGATTCCCACCGCCGACTACTACGCGCTGGCCGGCATCCTGCGCTCGACCAGGACGATGGTGGGCGAAAACCGCGTCGGCCGGTGGGTCGAGCGGCCGCTGGCCGACGAGGAGACCGTCGCCCGCTACGAGGCGGCGCAGGAGCTGGTCGAAGCGGCGCAGGAGGCGGTCGACGATCTCGTCGACGCGCAGAACGAGGATCTGCGGCGGCCGCGGCGGCAGGCCCTGGCCGCCTATCTCCTCGCGGCGGAGGAAGCCTACCCGGCGTGGGGCGACGACGAGGAGAGCCAGCGCCGGGGGAACGAGGAGATCGCCGGGATCGCAAGCCGCGAGGGCCTCGAGGCCGCGGTGCTCGAGCGCTGGGTCCGGGCCTTCTTCCGCTATCGCGAGGGTCCGCCGGTGCAGGGCGACGGCCCCAACCCGAGCGTCGTCTTCCAGATCTGGAACGCCTACGCGGCGGCCCCGCCGGAGCGCTATCAGGAAGTCACCGACGAGTTGCGGGCGCTGATCGCCTCCGAGAAGGTCCTCATCGCGCCCCTGACCCGGAGCCTGGTTCGGGGGCCCGCGCCGCGGAGCCTGGAAGAGGTCGCGTGGCGGTACTCGAGCCTGTTCGCGGTGATCGAGATCGCCTGGGACCAGCACCTCCAGCGGCTGGGCCTCGAGGACGAGGAAGCGCTCACGCCGGCCGACTTCAGGCTCCCGCGCGAACAGGAGGAGCTGCGCCGGCTCGTCTACGACGGGCGGCTGTGCATCCTCTGCCTCGACCAGGAGGCGGAGGAGGCCCTCTACCCGCCCGACGCGGTCGCCGAGGTCGCCCGGCTGCGGACCGTCGTCGAGGAGCGCGAGGCGGCCTCGCCGCCCGAGCCGCCTTACGCGATGTCGGTCGAGGAGGGCGAGATCGTCGATCTCCCCGTCCACATCCGCGGCAGCCACCTGAACCTGGCCGACACCCCGCAACCGCGCGGGTTCCTGCGCGTCACCGATCACATCGTGCCGCCGCCGCCGATTCCGGCCGACGCGAGCGGGCGGCTCGAGCTGGCCCGCTGGATCACACACCCCGAGCACCCGCTCACGGCGCGGGTCATGGCCAATCGCATCTGGCACTGGCACTTCGGGCGCGGCCTCGTCGACACGCCGAGCAACTTCGGCGCCACGGGCTCGGTCCCCACGCATCCGGAGCTGCTCGACTGGCTGGCGCGGCGCTTCGTCGACGGCGGGTGGTCGGTCAAGGCGCTGCACCGCGAGATCCTGCTCTCCAGCACCTACCGGCTCGGCGCCGGCTACGACGCGGCGAACGCGGCGGTCGATCCCGGCAACCGGCTGCACTGGCGGATGAACCGCCGGCGGCTCGAGGTCGAGCCGATCCGCGACGCGCTGCTGCAGGTGGCGGGCACCCTCGACCTGACGATGGGCGGCCGCGTGGAAGAGTACAACCAGCGCGGCTACGTCTTCAGCGAGGGCAACACGTTCGGGCGGTTCGCCTTCTACGGGGCCCCGCGCCGCTCGGTCTACATGCCGGTGGTGCGCAACGCCATCTACGAGATATTCGCCGGCTTCGACTTCGGCAACGCCAGCGACTCGGTCGGCGCCCGTCCGGCGACGGTGGTGCCGTCCCAGGCGCTGCTGATGATGAACAGCGCGTTCGTCGAGGAGCGGGCGGGCGAGTTCGCCGGGCGGCTGCTGGCGATGCAAGTGGAGAGCGACGCGGCGCGGGTCGAGCGGGCGTTCGTCGAGGCCTACGGCCGGCCGGCCGCCGACGTGGAGATCGAGGAGAGCCTGGCCTTCCTGGCCGCCATGCGCGAGACCGCGCCCGGCGGCGGGGACGCCGACCGCTTCGCGTGGACGCGCCTGTGCCACGTCATCCTCGGCGCGAGCGAGTTCATCTACGTCGATTGA